Part of the Saccharicrinis carchari genome is shown below.
AGTGGCAAATATATAGCTCGTGGATACATTTACCTTGGGTAATAGTATTTCCTCGGGTTTGGTGATTTCAAAAACTTCCTTCGATTTATAGTTCAGGTTTCTACCCTGTTTGTATCGTAAGTTGGTGGAAGTTTCTTTGTCGCCAATTACTTTTACCGGGTTTTTTACCCGAATGGTGCCGTGGTCGGTGGTGATGATTACTTTAACTTTTTCGTTTTCCAGGCGATCCAATAGTTCTTTCAATACGGAGTGCATAAACCACGATTTGCTTAGGGAGCGGTAAGCCGACTCATCGTAGGCAAGTTCCTTTATCATTTTACTTTCGGTGCGGGCATGCGACAGCATATCCACAAAATTAAATACCACTACCGACAAGTCATCGTTTAAAATATTGGAGTAACTGTCAATAAGCTGCTTGCCGCTTTCCATGTTACTTACCTTTTGGTACGAGTAGTTTATTTTTTGGCGGAAGCGTTTGAAAAAAGTGCCAATTAACTCACCCTCAAATTGATTTTTACTACCCTCGCTGGTTTCGTCGAGCCAGTATTCGGGGTACATTTCTTTTATCTGTGCCGGCATTAAACCCGAAAACAAGCTATTGCGCGCGTATTGCGTGGCAGTGGGCAATATGCTGCTGTAAATCTCTTCTTTTTCGAGCCTATATGATTTAAGCACCTCTTGCTTTATCATGAGCCATTGGTCGAATCTGAAATTGTCGATCACCAGCATCACCACTTTTTCGCCATCTTCCAATAAAGGCAAGGTAACGTCCTTCATCAGTTGGTGCGACATCAGGGGGGTATGCTCATCGGCATGGTTGAGCCAATCGATATAATTGCGTTTTACAAATTTCACAAAGGCATGGTTGGCTTCAGTTTTTTGCATTTTCAGCACTTCGTCCATTTCGCCCTTGGTGTCCTCGAGTTCTATTTCCCAATATACCAACTGCTTGTACACCTCGGCCCAATCGGCAAAACTATACGAATCGTTTATTTTAAGTCCTATTTTGCCAAACTCGGTTTGATAGCTGCTGGTTGTTTTTTCAGCTACCAAACGGTGTTGATCCACATGTTTTTTTATGGTTAATAATATTTGTGTGGGATTAACGGGCTTGATTAGATAATCGGATATCTTACTGCCGATAGCCTGATCCATAATGTTTTCCTCCTCACTTTTGGTAATCATTACCACAGGGACCTCGGGTATCAGGTTTTTTAGTTTGCTCAGCACTTCTAAGCCACTTAAACCCGGCATATTCTCGTCCAGAAAAATCAGGTCGAAATGTTGCTCTTCTACCATAGCCAGTGCGTCCTGCCCATTATTGGCAGTTTCTACTTCAAAGCCTTTTTCTACTAAGTAGAGTATATGCGCTTTTAGCAGGTCTATTTCGTCATCTACCCAAAGTATATTTATCTTTCTCGCATCAACCATATGGATTGTTCTAATAATTCGATTTGTAAAATTCCTGATATTGGCCAAACGATTCTTCATCTGATAATCGTAAAAAGTTATCGTTTGTAATGGGCAATAAATAGTTTTTTGTGCGGGCTATCTCTCGCATTAAAAAGCTGTTAAGCTTTACTTTCTTTAAAAAGGCGTCTGCTTCGTTGGCATTGGAGAAGCCTTTTGCCTTTATATAATAGTAATCCTCTCTCAGGGTGTTATGCTCCACCTCATATTTTGCACCGTAATTACTTTTGGTGTAATTGGTAAATATGGTTCCTATTCGTTTGGTGTCGATGTGTCCTTTTTTAAACAAAATCATAGCATCGTGTCTACCCTCCTGCATGGTAAATATAGAAGTTGGCTTTTCAATAACCGGTGTTTCTGTAATTACGGTTTCAGTAATTGGTGATTCTGCAATTGGCGATTCACTAATGGCTGTTTCAAGTTTTGCTTTTTCGATGGTAGCGCTGCTTTCTTCCGTTTTTGATGGCGCTATCTCTTGCGGTAATTCTTGTGTTTCTTGTGTTTCCTGTTTTGTCGCACTTTCATTAAGCGCTTTAGTTAATGCAGGTACTTCTGCTTCAAGGGTTTTGTTTTGGGCTTTCAGTGCCTCGCTTTGTTCACGCCTGCGCTCTTCCTCTAAATTTTTAAACGCTTCGGCAGAGAGATAGTTCTCGATAAAGAAGCTGTCGTACCTTTCCTTATCGCCCGATGAAAGTAAATACTCCATGTTATGTCCGTTAATTACGTACATCTGTTGGTATTCCAGATTATCTACTTTAAAAATATCGTTACGTTCGCGCAGCGAGTAAAAATAATCGAGCGCTTCTAAGCGGTTATTAAAACCCGACACGCGGAGAACGATAGTTTCATCGGGCAGTTGCGTCTGATCCATTTCATAATCGTTAAGCAAAAACTTGGAGAAGTTGTAATCGGCTATATTAAATCTGAGTCTGTTCAGATCCACTCCGGTATTCAGTAAAACAATCAGGGCATGCTGTGCTTTGTTATCTACCATGTACGAGCTTGCTGTTGTATCAGCAAGTTGTGCACCCCTCAGTTTGCGTTGTTCTTGTGTGAACTCCTGCGTTCGTTGCGCAATAAGGTTGCTGCTCACGGGCCCTTTAACAGGTGTGCGGCCTTCGGCATATAGTTTTAGCATCTCTGCAGCAAGGGGTGTTATTTCACTATTTGGATAATTTTGAGTAATGTCTTTAAGCTCCATTTCAAACTGCAAAGCATCCCCTGTTTTGGCGCGGGATAGTCCTGCCAGAAATTTAAATTTGGGTATCAGAGAACTTTCTTTATGTACCTGCAAGGCTTGCTGTAAATTGGCTATAGGGGTAGCAAAATCGTTGAAAAGGTACGCGGAGTAGCTTTCCTGATACAATGTTTCGATTTTTTTGTTGCGTGCTTCTCTTTTTTGGGCGTATTGCGGGTCGTTCAAATAGGCGGTAAATTCACCATCGGGGAACTTATCCATAAGCTTAGACTTTACGCGATTCATTGCTGCTACATCATTTTGTAATTCGTATCCCAGGTAAAGGTTCATCAAAGCATCTTCCAGGTAGGGGCCGTCCGGAAACCTGCTGACCAATTGCTCAAACGCATCTATGGCATAGGGTAGGTTATTTATCTCTTCTTTATAAATCAAGCCTTGATTCAACAGCCCTTCCTGTATGCGTTGTTGTGCCTCAAGCATAAGTTTGGGCGTAGATGGCAAGTCTTTTAAATACGATTCTCTTTTTAGGGGGTCTTTACCCTGGGTTCGGGGTAATTGGGCTGTAAGGAGCTCATTGCCGGGTATGCTGTCTTGGCCAAAAGGATCCTGGTCGGGAAATGGATCCCCCATATTTGCAAAGTCGGGTTGTTCTACGATGATCTCTTTGTTTGATCGACGCCAATTGTCCTCCAGATTCCGACGCCCCCAGCGCTTTTCAAACTCCAACTTGCCCATGCCCACTGAGGCTTGGTTGTAAAAGTACCATTTACCTCCCTGCGAAGGAGTGGATTGGGATTGGCTAAAGAGGGGGTCATAAAACAAATTGCCCCCTGCGTCTTCTTGTTCGGCTTTTTTAAGCGCTTCTAACCGTTCCTTTTCTTTCTCTATCAATCCATCTATAAAGGCATAACGCTGTGCTTCGGGCATGGCCATTATGGCTATCAGGCTATCTTCGCGTTCCACCATATTTATATTTTTTACCAAACGGGCTAAATTTTCATGACGCGTTTTAATTGTGTCCAGCCCCCTAAAATTCTCATTCAGATTCACCATCGCGGTATCTAAATAATAATAGGCCGGTTTGTATTGTGGACGTTCATAATATATTTCAGAAAGCTGATAAAACGACATGCCTTTTTGATGCTTGTTATCGGTGCTTTTTTCAATGGAACGCAATAGGTTTTCCATAGCCAAATCCTCCTCATTCTCGGCTTTGTAGGCTAGAGCCAGCGCATAATAAATCTGATCCTCGTATTCCAAATTCCGCTTGTCGCGCAGCAATTTTTTTATTTCTTTTTTTACGGCATCTAATCCACCTTCTTCAAAAAGTACGCCGGCACGGTTTACCTTTGCATTAAACGCCATTTCGTAGGGTGGATTGGATTTTATTACCGCAAGGTAGCTTCGGCTTGCATGGGCATACTGCTTTCGTTTTTGATACAACTGCGCCAGAATGAAATTGTATCTGCGGTAATAATACTTTGACTTGGCTCCTTCTATGGCTTCCTTTAAAAAGGGAATGGCCTCGGCATACATGCCCTGGCGAATATAGAAATCGGCATAGGTAGCCGCAAATAAGCCAAACAGTTTTGAGGGTGCTTTACCTTCGATGTCGTAATTCTCGAGCAGTATTTTTGCTTCTGCAAAATCGCCCAGCTCAATGGCGCACCGGGCGTTCCATATCTCTGCTTCGTACCATTCGGGTCCTGTTTGAAATTCCCTGAACATGTAGGCAAAGCTTTGCTGAGCCAAATAATATTCGTGTTTGTAATAATGCGCTTTGCCAATTAAAAGATAAGCATTGTCAACCCACTTATTGTATTCGTTTTGGCTTAAAAACTTTTTGTATTTAAGTGATTGATCATCGCGCTTTTTTTCGGGCTTTTTACGTATGGAGTGTTTTTTTATCAACTTGGCTCCTTTTTCTATGGCTCTGTCCATTTGACTGGAGGCTACCGATTGGCTGCCCGGCTTTGATTCGGGAAAAACGGCCAATAACTGCGTATAGTCGTCCTGATTGGCTTCTTCAATGGCTTCCACACCTTCCTTAAAGCTTTGATTGCCATTAAAATAAACGTTGTAATGTGCCGCTAGGTTATGGTAAGCACGGCTCAGGTTGGTGTTTTTATTGGTGGAGCAGCCCCAAATAAAAACGAGAAAAATCAGGGTATATGTGGTGTTAAATTTCATATTTATTAAGTTTTCTTCCATCTGCCATATGTAACTCTCAAGAAAATTCAATCATCTGATGCTGAATAAATTATATGATAGAATTAACCTGCTCGTTTCATCTATTTAAGTTAAACCTTTAAAACCCGTGCGATTTTACAATCATTATCCGTTGTGGCCTAACTATTTACTCGAGCCTTCCAAGGGTTTGGGCAGGCTAGGCCGGTTTCATATATTACAAAAAACAATATCGACAAATGCAAGTACCGCTCCTATCTGGTATTGATTATAAAGATGTTTATATACTCAATTACTGTACCCCCGGTGGAATGTCGGAATGAAGCATTCTGCAGCAATCCGGGAAAACAGCATCCTGCCAGTTTTTCTGTTAATTATAATATTTAGTTTAAATGCTCAGTGTTAAGTTATTGATACTTATGTCCTACCCTTGTTGTCGCATTGGCGGTGTTACGCTAAATGCTTTAAGCCTTATGTTTCCTACTATGTACCGGTTAATCCCTACCACAGTTAAAACTACCTTTATACGAAAATATTATATCAAAAATTTAAAAATACCTTATGGCTAAAAACAAATGTAAATATTGTTGATGTTTTGTAACTATTAGTTGGTTTTTTGAGTTAAATGTTAATGTGCAAACCTACCTGCACAAATTAAAAAGCAAATATATTTGAATTATCGCAAAAGTGAGCTATAAATGAAAATTCATGTTGTAGAAGACGACCGGGTTTTTAATAAAATGATTAAACATTCCCTTTCTCTTAATCCGGATTGTGAGGTGAGTACTTTTTTTGATGGATCATCCTTTTTTAAGCACCTGCCCGATAATCCGGATGTGGTAACGCTGGACCTTGGACTACCCGACTATACGGGCGAGGATATTCTGAAACGGATAAAAAAATACAATCCTGAAATTGAAGTAATCGTAATTTCAGGTCAGGATAGTATTACTGCGGCCGTTAAGCTTTTAAAAGAGGGCGCTTACGATTATATTGCCAAAGACGAAAACATAAAGGATAGACTTTTAAATAGCATTAATAATATTGGCAATAAAAAGAAACTATTGACTGAAATTTCAGAGCTAAGATGTCAGATATCGACTAAGTATAAATTTGGGAATGCTATTATAGGCGACAGCCCGGCCATGCAGGAGGTATTTGCCTTGTTACAAAAAGCAGCTAAGGTACCCAATATAAATGTATCTATTTATGGCGATACCGGAACGGGCAAGGAGTTGGTTGCTAAAACCATCCATTATAATTCTATCCGTAAGTCCTTGCCTTTTGTTGCTGTTAATATGGGTGCCATACCCCGCGAGTTAATTGAAAGTGAGCTTTTTGGTCACGAAAAAGGGGCTTTTACCGGAGCTGTCATCGCCAAAAAAGGAAAATTTGAAGAGGCCGAAGGCGGTACCGTATTTTTAGACGAGATAGGGGAGATGGATATAAATATGCAAGTTAAGTTGCTGCGCGTATTACAAGAGAGGGAAATAACCCGAGTGGGCGGAAACGAAGTAATAAAGGTGAACACACGGATTATTACTGCCACCAACAAAGATTTGCTAAGTGAAGTGAAAAAAGGTAATTTTAGGCAAGACCTGTATTATCGTTTACTTGGACTGCCGATACACTTACCGCCTTTAAAAAAACGGAAAAATGACATTCTTACCTTGAGTCAGTTTTTTTTGAACAGCTTTTGCACTGAAAATAATCTGGAGCAAATGATGTTTACTTCAAAAGCTAAAAAAAGGCTGCTTGAATATACCTTTCCGGGCAATGTGCGTGAATTAAAAGCTATAGTAGAGTTAAGTGCCGTTATGGCTGGTGGCCCTTATATTGACGAGGGCGACATGCTTTTTAATGCCGGAAATAACGAGTTGGATATTTTGGGAGAAGAAATGACCTTAAAAGAATACAACGAACGAATTATACATCATTACCTGCGTCATAACAATAATAATGTACTTAAAGTGGCTGATAAGCTGGACATTGGTAAATCGACAATTTACAATTTAATAAAACGTGAAAAGTGTCAATAGCTCTTTTTTTAATTATACCGGTTTATTGTTGTTGTAGAGCTTCAATATCTTTTATAGGTCGTATCCAAATGTCTTTTAGTCCCGTTCTTTCAGCCAGTTTCTTTTTTAACTGCAAACAAGCCTTGTAACTGTCAAAATTACCTGTTGTGTAACGTATGTAGCCATCTGTACAGTTGTAAACCATAATGTTATGAATTTTTTGTTTGGTGAAAAAAATCATACTGGAGAGTGGGCCTTTGCGCAATGCAAGTAATTGAATAGTATATTTTTTTGACTGTACATTGCTATTGTTTCCACTTTGGTTGATCAACAGCTTGCCGGAAGGATTTGATGATGTATCCGGTGTTTTTACTTTTGGTTTACTTGTTGTTGAGTGCGACTGCGGCTTGCGTTTTATCGGCGCCGTATTGGTAATAGTGGTATTTGCCGATGTTTTTGAGCTGGATTCATCTGCTATAGTAACAACAGGCAAGCTGGTTACCGGATTGGTTTTGTCAACACTATTTTTGTTTGTGGAAATAGCTTTTGTTGCATGCTGCTCTGTTTTAATCAAGGGAGCGTCCATTGCAACATCATTAAAAGCAATGGGTATTTTGTGTTTAATGTAGTTCATTTGGTCATCTACATTTATATAGGCCACCTTTTCCTGTTTATTTATATTGGTTTGCCTTACCTCATACTCATAGCCATTTTCCAGAAACATCATATAGGCGCCGTTATCCGGGTTAGGGCGGTAGTCGCCAACCAATTTGTTGTCGTTGGTACGGGTTACCAGTACACGCATTTTTTCAAAATCACTTCCTAAGCTACTGTCTATAACACCTTCAATTACGGCCAGTTCCGTATCAGAATCGGCTTTAAAATGTACCTGGTAAATATCGGAGCCCCCATAATTGTCGTCGAATTTTGATGATGCGTAATAGGCGTGACTTTTGCTTATGGTGGGTACAAAAAAGAAATCGTCGTCAGGGGTATTGATTGGGAAACCCATATTAACCGGAGCCGACCAGGTAGAATCCGTGTTCATTTGGCTATAAAAAACATCTAAGCGACCCATGGTGTTGTGACCTTCCGACGAAAAGTAGAGTGTGCGCCCGTCATAATGTATCATAGGTGTTTCCTCATCAAACGGTGTGTTGATATTCGGGCCCAGATTTCTGGGTTCTCCCCATTGTCCATTGGCTAATTTTTTCGACATGTATATATCCAGCCCTCCATAGCCATTTTCTCTGTCGCTGGTAAAAAAGAAAGTGCTCTTGTCGGCAGATATAGATCCGTGTGTTTCCTCGGCATGGCTGTTGATGGGGAAGGGTAGCTTTTCCGGTTCCGACCAGCTTCGGCCATTGTAATGGCTTATATAAAGGCTTTTGCCGTGTTCGTCATTTCTAAACAACACCAGTTCGTTGCCATCTGGCGATAAGGAAACAGCGGCTTCGTGTTCGTTTTGTTTAAAAAAAACTTTTAGCAATCGTGCCGACTCCCAGTTGTTGGCCGCCAAAGGCACCGTATATATTTTTTCGGCATACTGCCCATCTGCAAGCAGGCTCATTTTAATCCAGTTTCTGCGCGAGGTAAAGAATAACTGGCTTTCGCTCACCGCAATTAATGGGCTGTGGTCGTCGTACATGGAGTTTACCCTGCTGCCCATGTTTTGCACGTTAAGCTCGATGGGGTAATTAATAAAAAAGTTGGCATGATGACAAATCTGTATTTCACGCTCTAACTCTTCTATAAAAAGGCGGTCCTGTTCAGTAGTATTATCTAGCAGGTTCTCGTAAATAGTTATTGCCTTTAAGGGCTTTAAAAGAACCTGGTA
Proteins encoded:
- the porX gene encoding T9SS response regulator signal transducer PorX, which codes for MVDARKINILWVDDEIDLLKAHILYLVEKGFEVETANNGQDALAMVEEQHFDLIFLDENMPGLSGLEVLSKLKNLIPEVPVVMITKSEEENIMDQAIGSKISDYLIKPVNPTQILLTIKKHVDQHRLVAEKTTSSYQTEFGKIGLKINDSYSFADWAEVYKQLVYWEIELEDTKGEMDEVLKMQKTEANHAFVKFVKRNYIDWLNHADEHTPLMSHQLMKDVTLPLLEDGEKVVMLVIDNFRFDQWLMIKQEVLKSYRLEKEEIYSSILPTATQYARNSLFSGLMPAQIKEMYPEYWLDETSEGSKNQFEGELIGTFFKRFRQKINYSYQKVSNMESGKQLIDSYSNILNDDLSVVVFNFVDMLSHARTESKMIKELAYDESAYRSLSKSWFMHSVLKELLDRLENEKVKVIITTDHGTIRVKNPVKVIGDKETSTNLRYKQGRNLNYKSKEVFEITKPEEILLPKVNVSTSYIFATNEDFLAYPNNYNHYVSYYKDTFQHGGVSMEEMLIPYVLLSPKK
- the porW gene encoding type IX secretion system periplasmic lipoprotein PorW/SprE, with protein sequence MKFNTTYTLIFLVFIWGCSTNKNTNLSRAYHNLAAHYNVYFNGNQSFKEGVEAIEEANQDDYTQLLAVFPESKPGSQSVASSQMDRAIEKGAKLIKKHSIRKKPEKKRDDQSLKYKKFLSQNEYNKWVDNAYLLIGKAHYYKHEYYLAQQSFAYMFREFQTGPEWYEAEIWNARCAIELGDFAEAKILLENYDIEGKAPSKLFGLFAATYADFYIRQGMYAEAIPFLKEAIEGAKSKYYYRRYNFILAQLYQKRKQYAHASRSYLAVIKSNPPYEMAFNAKVNRAGVLFEEGGLDAVKKEIKKLLRDKRNLEYEDQIYYALALAYKAENEEDLAMENLLRSIEKSTDNKHQKGMSFYQLSEIYYERPQYKPAYYYLDTAMVNLNENFRGLDTIKTRHENLARLVKNINMVEREDSLIAIMAMPEAQRYAFIDGLIEKEKERLEALKKAEQEDAGGNLFYDPLFSQSQSTPSQGGKWYFYNQASVGMGKLEFEKRWGRRNLEDNWRRSNKEIIVEQPDFANMGDPFPDQDPFGQDSIPGNELLTAQLPRTQGKDPLKRESYLKDLPSTPKLMLEAQQRIQEGLLNQGLIYKEEINNLPYAIDAFEQLVSRFPDGPYLEDALMNLYLGYELQNDVAAMNRVKSKLMDKFPDGEFTAYLNDPQYAQKREARNKKIETLYQESYSAYLFNDFATPIANLQQALQVHKESSLIPKFKFLAGLSRAKTGDALQFEMELKDITQNYPNSEITPLAAEMLKLYAEGRTPVKGPVSSNLIAQRTQEFTQEQRKLRGAQLADTTASSYMVDNKAQHALIVLLNTGVDLNRLRFNIADYNFSKFLLNDYEMDQTQLPDETIVLRVSGFNNRLEALDYFYSLRERNDIFKVDNLEYQQMYVINGHNMEYLLSSGDKERYDSFFIENYLSAEAFKNLEEERRREQSEALKAQNKTLEAEVPALTKALNESATKQETQETQELPQEIAPSKTEESSATIEKAKLETAISESPIAESPITETVITETPVIEKPTSIFTMQEGRHDAMILFKKGHIDTKRIGTIFTNYTKSNYGAKYEVEHNTLREDYYYIKAKGFSNANEADAFLKKVKLNSFLMREIARTKNYLLPITNDNFLRLSDEESFGQYQEFYKSNY
- a CDS encoding sigma-54-dependent transcriptional regulator; translated protein: MKIHVVEDDRVFNKMIKHSLSLNPDCEVSTFFDGSSFFKHLPDNPDVVTLDLGLPDYTGEDILKRIKKYNPEIEVIVISGQDSITAAVKLLKEGAYDYIAKDENIKDRLLNSINNIGNKKKLLTEISELRCQISTKYKFGNAIIGDSPAMQEVFALLQKAAKVPNINVSIYGDTGTGKELVAKTIHYNSIRKSLPFVAVNMGAIPRELIESELFGHEKGAFTGAVIAKKGKFEEAEGGTVFLDEIGEMDINMQVKLLRVLQEREITRVGGNEVIKVNTRIITATNKDLLSEVKKGNFRQDLYYRLLGLPIHLPPLKKRKNDILTLSQFFLNSFCTENNLEQMMFTSKAKKRLLEYTFPGNVRELKAIVELSAVMAGGPYIDEGDMLFNAGNNELDILGEEMTLKEYNERIIHHYLRHNNNNVLKVADKLDIGKSTIYNLIKREKCQ
- a CDS encoding PD40 domain-containing protein, producing the protein MIKAWPKLYLSFLFFLFLWLHNTPCNGQSTSNRNPKLFKKAMELADRANYRQAIETFKLIIQNDPTHLDALFNMGLCYLNTSNGADTAIICFNKGLNILTETEKKGHLGRELGLSMGKAYQVLLKPLKAITIYENLLDNTTEQDRLFIEELEREIQICHHANFFINYPIELNVQNMGSRVNSMYDDHSPLIAVSESQLFFTSRRNWIKMSLLADGQYAEKIYTVPLAANNWESARLLKVFFKQNEHEAAVSLSPDGNELVLFRNDEHGKSLYISHYNGRSWSEPEKLPFPINSHAEETHGSISADKSTFFFTSDRENGYGGLDIYMSKKLANGQWGEPRNLGPNINTPFDEETPMIHYDGRTLYFSSEGHNTMGRLDVFYSQMNTDSTWSAPVNMGFPINTPDDDFFFVPTISKSHAYYASSKFDDNYGGSDIYQVHFKADSDTELAVIEGVIDSSLGSDFEKMRVLVTRTNDNKLVGDYRPNPDNGAYMMFLENGYEYEVRQTNINKQEKVAYINVDDQMNYIKHKIPIAFNDVAMDAPLIKTEQHATKAISTNKNSVDKTNPVTSLPVVTIADESSSKTSANTTITNTAPIKRKPQSHSTTSKPKVKTPDTSSNPSGKLLINQSGNNSNVQSKKYTIQLLALRKGPLSSMIFFTKQKIHNIMVYNCTDGYIRYTTGNFDSYKACLQLKKKLAERTGLKDIWIRPIKDIEALQQQ